Below is a genomic region from Spirochaetota bacterium.
ATCAAACAATTTCGTTTATCAGATGACAATGACCAAGCGTTTCGGGATGCTGTTGTTCATTGTAACAGCGGTTCTGCCTTTGGCGGGCGCACCTGGACAGGCCCCCGGCTTCGCCCTGCCGGATAACCGGGGCGCCATGGTGTTCAGGTCCTCCTTCAGGGGCAACCTCCTCATTTCCTTCTTCGCCAGCTACTGCCGTCCCTGCGCCAGGGAGCTGCCGATGCTGATCGAGTTGGAGAAAAAATATAAAAAGCGGAAAAATATCTCGCTGGTTTTAATTGCCGTGGACGCCAACGATTCCGGCGGCACGGCAAAGGAGAAGGCGGGCAGATTTTTAAGGAATGCGGGCATCGACCATGATTATCTCATTGATATGTACCAGGTGGTGATAGCGAAGTACAATCCGAAAAAGGAGCTTCCCGCCGCCTTCCTGGTCGATGCGGCG
It encodes:
- a CDS encoding TlpA family protein disulfide reductase, yielding MAGAPGQAPGFALPDNRGAMVFRSSFRGNLLISFFASYCRPCARELPMLIELEKKYKKRKNISLVLIAVDANDSGGTAKEKAGRFLRNAGIDHDYLIDMYQVVIAKYNPKKELPAAFLVDAAGHIVFSAVGAGEDTVLRLEKAIQSLK